The following is a genomic window from Staphylococcus saccharolyticus.
AACATAATACTCCTGGATGACGTAACCTAGCGTCATCCTCTTTTTTGTGCTAAAACTGCTATTTAAAGAGAAAAAATGGCCTTTATGAAAAATAAAGACCATTCTTAAAAATTGTGCATGTTATTTTTTTCTTAATGCTTTTAAAATTAATGAAACAATGAAAATTAAAACAATTGAGCCGATTAATGCTGGGAAAATATGAATTTTACCTAATTGTGGACCCCAATGACCAAAAATCAAAGTACCAACCCATGATCCAATAATACCAGCAATAATATTACCTAAAATTCCACCTGGAATATCTTTACCTAAAATTAAACCAGCGATCCAACCAATGATACCGCCGACAATAATCATACCTATTAATCCAAACATAATGATTATCTCCTTTACTTATTAGTATTTATTCATTATTACTTGATACCCCTTGTGAAAATCATTAAACCATTTTTATGGAAATTTTATTTTAATACCAAAAATAAATTTATTTTTATCTTCTTAAAATTTATCATTATTACCTCTAATTCAATTATGTTAAACTATTTTTATTGTGTGTTAGAAAATCACTTTTCACATAAAATATTAATAAAAGTAGGCAATTTTTATGAATCAGAAAAATAAATATAGAGTTATAAATCAAATCGTTCAGATTATAGTTTTTCTCTCATTACTTGCAATAATTACAATTATTGCATTGAATTTCTCTGTTAATGGACATTTACATGGTCAATTTGAGATTGGTTTTAATATACAAAGCATTCAAGTATATGTGTTCACTACACTCATTATCATTATAATTATTTGTGCTATCCTATCATATATTTTAGAAAAGCTAGATTCTAA
Proteins encoded in this region:
- a CDS encoding GlsB/YeaQ/YmgE family stress response membrane protein, producing the protein MFGLIGMIIVGGIIGWIAGLILGKDIPGGILGNIIAGIIGSWVGTLIFGHWGPQLGKIHIFPALIGSIVLIFIVSLILKALRKK